Proteins from one Listeria innocua genomic window:
- a CDS encoding glutamate decarboxylase, which yields MLYSKENKESYLEPVFGSSAEDRDIPKYTLAKEPLEPRIAYRLVKDELLDEGSARQNLATFCQTYMEDEATKLMSETLEKNAIDKSEYPRTAELENRCVNIIADLWHAPKDQKFMGTSTIGSSEACMLGGMAMKFAWRKRAEKLGLDIYAQKPNLVISSGYQVCWEKFCVYWDIDMRVVPMDKDHMQLNTDQVLDYVDEYTIGVVGILGITYTGRYDDIYALNEKLEEYNSKTDYKVYIHVDAASGGFFTPFVEPDIIWDFRLKNVISINTSGHKYGLVYPGIGWVLWKDESYLPEELIFKVSYLGGEMPTMQINFSRSASHIIGQYYNFLRYGFEGYRTIHQKTSDVAQYLAHAVEQTGYFDIYNDGSHLPIVCYKLKDDANVKWTLYDLADRLQMRGWQVPAYPLPKNLENIIIQRYVCRADLGFNMAEEFIQDFQASIQELNNAHILFHDTQQSGVHGFTH from the coding sequence ATGTTATATAGTAAAGAAAATAAAGAAAGTTATTTAGAACCAGTTTTCGGATCAAGTGCAGAGGATCGTGATATTCCTAAATATACCCTTGCGAAAGAACCTCTCGAACCTCGAATTGCTTATCGTTTAGTAAAAGACGAACTTTTAGATGAAGGTTCCGCCCGTCAAAACCTAGCGACCTTCTGCCAAACATATATGGAAGACGAAGCAACCAAATTAATGTCCGAAACCTTAGAAAAAAATGCGATTGATAAATCCGAATATCCGCGAACAGCTGAACTTGAAAATCGTTGCGTCAATATTATCGCCGACTTATGGCATGCACCTAAGGACCAAAAATTCATGGGAACTTCCACAATCGGCTCTAGTGAAGCGTGCATGCTCGGCGGAATGGCGATGAAATTTGCTTGGAGAAAACGCGCCGAAAAACTTGGCTTAGATATTTATGCGCAAAAACCAAACCTCGTTATCTCATCTGGCTACCAAGTGTGTTGGGAAAAATTCTGTGTCTACTGGGATATCGATATGCGTGTTGTTCCAATGGATAAAGACCACATGCAACTCAATACCGACCAAGTGCTTGATTACGTAGACGAATATACAATCGGCGTTGTCGGCATCCTCGGCATTACTTATACAGGCCGCTACGACGACATCTACGCACTTAACGAAAAATTAGAAGAATATAATAGCAAAACAGATTATAAAGTCTACATTCACGTCGATGCAGCAAGTGGCGGATTCTTCACACCATTTGTCGAACCCGATATCATCTGGGACTTCCGCTTGAAAAACGTTATCTCCATTAATACTTCTGGTCACAAATACGGCCTCGTTTATCCAGGTATCGGTTGGGTCCTTTGGAAAGATGAAAGCTACCTACCAGAAGAACTCATTTTTAAAGTCAGCTACCTTGGCGGAGAAATGCCAACCATGCAAATCAATTTCTCTCGTAGCGCCAGCCACATCATCGGTCAATACTACAATTTCTTACGCTACGGCTTCGAAGGCTACCGCACCATTCACCAAAAAACAAGCGATGTCGCACAATACCTTGCCCACGCAGTCGAACAAACCGGCTACTTCGACATTTATAACGACGGCTCCCATTTACCAATCGTCTGCTATAAATTAAAAGACGATGCTAACGTAAAATGGACATTATATGATTTAGCGGACCGCCTCCAAATGCGCGGCTGGCAAGTTCCCGCATACCCACTACCAAAAAACTTAGAAAACATCATCATCCAACGTTACGTCTGCCGCGCTGACCTCGGTTTCAACATGGCAGAAGAATTCATCCAAGATTTCCAAGCCTCTATTCAAGAACTAAACAACGCCCACATTCTCTTCCACGATACCCAACAATCCGGCGTCCACGGCTTCACACATTAA
- a CDS encoding Rrf2 family transcriptional regulator, giving the protein MKLSKSMDQVFCIMTMLYTQKVDVPISSVTIHHRLRDSSPSYISKILRKLVVSGLINSVSGNNGGFTLAKDPEEINLLDIVEAVEGKIDTYPDSDLIHTVFSDYHEFAESGIHTITSAFRNADKEYANYLYSQKLSVLVEQVIGKERTTIIDWNEA; this is encoded by the coding sequence ATGAAGTTGAGCAAAAGTATGGATCAGGTTTTTTGTATTATGACGATGTTGTACACCCAGAAGGTAGATGTTCCCATTTCTTCCGTAACTATTCATCACCGATTGCGTGATTCGTCGCCGTCTTATATTAGTAAAATTTTGAGGAAGCTAGTCGTTAGCGGGCTGATTAATTCAGTTTCGGGTAATAACGGTGGTTTCACGCTTGCTAAAGACCCTGAAGAAATTAATTTGCTGGACATTGTAGAAGCAGTGGAAGGGAAAATCGATACATACCCAGATTCCGACTTAATCCACACTGTTTTCTCTGACTATCATGAATTTGCCGAGTCCGGTATTCACACCATTACAAGTGCTTTTAGAAACGCTGATAAAGAATACGCTAATTATTTATACTCACAAAAATTATCTGTTTTAGTAGAGCAAGTTATTGGGAAAGAACGAACCACTATCATAGATTGGAACGAAG
- the gadC gene encoding glutamate:gamma-aminobutyrate antiporter has protein sequence MSKQAKSLTLFGFFAITASMVMTVYEYPTFATSGFHLVFFLLLGGFLWFLPVALCAAEMATVDGWQEGGIFSWVGNTLGERFGFAAIFFQWFQITVGFVTMIYFILGALSYVFDFPALESNPFIKFIGVLIIFWGLTFSQLGGTKNTAKIAKFGFIIGILIPAIILFILGIAYVAGGNPLHVTFSKEAFIPDFSKASTLVIFVSFILAYMGVEASASHVNEMTNPKRDYPLAMIMLVILAIALNTIGGLTISAVLPLKDLSLSSGVVQTFQALILHFGSSLGWAVKLIAIMIALGVMGEVSAWVVGPSRGMYTAAEQGLLPEKMKKVNKHGVPVPLIMVQGVVVTIWAAILTFGGGGNNLSFLTAISLTVVIYLVGYLLFFIGYLVLIFKKSSLKRTYQIPGGKIVKVIVALIGLVTSIFALCISFVPPASIAAKSDTTYMVILSISFIITVLIPFIIYAVHDKKDISPKDITHLDSSDINKFTHPRARGEHIINPDDKHIMNQDKL, from the coding sequence ATGTCTAAACAAGCAAAGTCTTTAACCTTATTCGGATTTTTTGCCATTACGGCTTCGATGGTTATGACTGTTTATGAATATCCAACATTTGCCACTTCCGGGTTTCATTTAGTATTTTTCTTACTACTTGGCGGATTTTTATGGTTTTTACCTGTCGCTTTATGTGCAGCAGAAATGGCAACGGTGGATGGCTGGCAGGAAGGCGGTATTTTTTCTTGGGTGGGAAATACACTCGGGGAACGTTTTGGTTTTGCCGCAATCTTCTTTCAGTGGTTTCAAATAACGGTCGGATTCGTAACAATGATTTACTTTATTCTCGGCGCCCTATCATATGTATTTGATTTTCCCGCGCTCGAATCGAACCCTTTTATTAAATTTATCGGTGTGTTAATCATTTTCTGGGGTCTTACTTTTTCTCAACTAGGTGGTACGAAAAACACTGCTAAAATCGCGAAATTTGGTTTTATTATCGGTATTCTCATCCCAGCAATCATTTTATTTATCTTAGGTATTGCTTATGTTGCTGGCGGAAATCCCCTTCATGTCACTTTTTCCAAAGAGGCGTTTATTCCGGATTTCTCAAAAGCTTCAACATTAGTCATCTTCGTGTCATTTATTCTCGCTTACATGGGTGTTGAAGCTTCCGCGAGCCACGTAAATGAAATGACCAATCCAAAACGCGATTATCCACTAGCAATGATTATGCTCGTTATTTTAGCCATCGCGCTAAATACAATCGGCGGCTTAACAATTTCCGCTGTGTTACCTTTAAAAGATTTATCACTTAGCTCCGGCGTCGTGCAAACATTCCAAGCATTAATTTTACATTTTGGTTCCAGCTTAGGTTGGGCAGTAAAACTGATTGCCATCATGATCGCGCTAGGTGTCATGGGTGAAGTCAGTGCATGGGTAGTTGGCCCGTCACGCGGAATGTATACTGCAGCAGAACAAGGCTTACTTCCTGAAAAAATGAAAAAAGTAAATAAACACGGAGTCCCTGTTCCACTAATTATGGTTCAAGGTGTCGTCGTTACTATTTGGGCAGCTATTCTCACATTTGGTGGTGGCGGTAATAATTTATCATTCCTAACTGCGATTTCCTTAACAGTGGTCATTTATTTAGTCGGCTATTTACTCTTTTTCATCGGCTACTTAGTACTTATTTTCAAAAAATCGAGCTTAAAACGTACCTACCAAATCCCTGGTGGCAAAATTGTTAAAGTGATTGTGGCACTAATCGGCTTAGTAACATCTATTTTCGCTTTATGTATCTCATTTGTTCCACCAGCATCAATCGCCGCAAAAAGCGATACGACATACATGGTGATCTTATCAATCAGCTTTATCATCACCGTACTAATTCCATTCATCATCTACGCTGTGCACGATAAAAAAGACATCTCACCGAAAGATATTACTCATTTAGACTCAAGCGACATCAATAAATTCACCCACCCAAGAGCTCGCGGCGAACACATTATTAATCCTGATGATAAACATATTATGAATCAAGACAAATTATAG
- a CDS encoding helix-turn-helix domain-containing protein encodes MLTNYIEKDIKRKCLICDFLLKNKHTNLDEMAEYMGTSRVTVRSDIHRLNEELDGLISIQVKENADDWIYQCQLQYGASERQVLYKLYDNSMFLKCLAFFVTNVEEHKFTDFMDEYFISHSHAYRLKHKVEEFLRDIDLSLENNRITGKEYRVRYLIALLQAEYGVRIYPLLDHEKKMIDDFMATLNLRINIDAVAHNAEGHEYFRSLISMVFKRDIPTSAIILDEQCQKYIESSRFLVMVRKSCKETLEKELDLVFSYNDYLYLMLIYYSTNFSIIDASMKKVELEQFNELILKNADLQSLIDLFEEYFGSEVVNHSLFRAALCYFLKKTLFNLQGLIPSNERLLDKKYQPLYLVVKSVLERWNEISGHRAMLIDSHINYLTIHLYPLIYKWNNPVQICIFSFNLINFESCKFQVEQELGRKVKVHETMFNSTRELNEVLAEIDEPTIVLCHPNCEMELKEAVQETVIPVSLAFFDRDLIDVENAIQLLRRKEHEKRLAYLRG; translated from the coding sequence ATGCTTACGAATTATATTGAAAAGGATATCAAGAGAAAATGTTTGATATGTGATTTCTTGCTGAAGAATAAACATACGAATTTAGATGAAATGGCGGAATATATGGGGACTTCGCGTGTGACGGTGCGATCGGATATTCATAGGTTAAATGAAGAATTGGATGGCTTGATTAGTATTCAGGTGAAAGAAAATGCAGATGATTGGATTTATCAGTGCCAGCTACAATACGGAGCAAGTGAGCGGCAAGTTTTATATAAGCTTTATGATAACTCGATGTTTTTGAAGTGCTTGGCGTTTTTTGTTACGAATGTGGAGGAGCATAAGTTTACCGATTTTATGGATGAATATTTTATTTCTCATTCGCATGCATATCGGTTGAAACATAAGGTGGAGGAGTTTTTGAGGGATATTGATTTATCACTTGAAAATAATCGGATTACTGGAAAGGAGTACCGGGTTCGATATTTGATTGCGCTTCTTCAAGCAGAATATGGTGTTCGTATTTATCCGTTACTGGATCATGAAAAGAAAATGATTGATGATTTTATGGCTACTTTGAATTTACGGATTAATATTGATGCAGTAGCGCATAATGCGGAAGGTCACGAGTATTTTAGGTCGCTTATTTCGATGGTTTTTAAAAGGGATATTCCGACGAGTGCGATTATTTTGGATGAACAGTGCCAGAAATATATTGAGTCTTCAAGATTTCTTGTTATGGTTCGCAAAAGTTGTAAAGAAACGCTGGAAAAAGAGCTTGACTTGGTATTTTCGTATAATGATTATTTGTATTTAATGTTGATTTATTATTCGACTAATTTCAGTATTATTGATGCTTCTATGAAAAAGGTGGAATTGGAGCAATTTAATGAATTGATATTGAAAAATGCTGATTTACAGTCTTTAATAGATTTGTTTGAGGAATATTTTGGGTCAGAAGTGGTTAATCACTCGTTATTTCGGGCAGCGCTTTGTTATTTTTTGAAGAAGACGTTATTTAATTTGCAAGGTCTTATTCCGAGTAATGAACGGTTGTTGGATAAAAAATATCAGCCGCTTTATTTGGTTGTGAAAAGTGTGCTTGAGCGTTGGAATGAAATCAGTGGGCATCGTGCAATGTTAATTGACTCGCATATTAATTATTTGACGATTCACTTATATCCGCTTATTTATAAATGGAATAATCCAGTGCAAATCTGTATTTTCTCGTTTAATTTGATTAATTTTGAGTCATGTAAGTTTCAGGTGGAGCAGGAACTTGGGCGGAAGGTGAAGGTGCATGAGACGATGTTTAATTCGACGAGGGAGTTAAATGAGGTTTTGGCGGAAATAGATGAGCCGACGATTGTGCTTTGTCACCCGAACTGCGAAATGGAATTGAAAGAGGCGGTGCAAGAGACTGTTATTCCGGTTTCGCTGGCTTTTTTTGACCGGGATTTAATAGATGTGGAAAATGCGATTCAGTTGCTTAGAAGAAAAGAACATGAAAAAAGGCTAGCCTATTTGAGAGGCTAG